AAATGTCGCTACAAATAGAATCGTCAATACACGTACTAGACCCTGGATTAATTACAATAGATGGCGTTGGTTGTTTAATAAGTTTTAACCTATATTACGAAAAATTGCGAGCACTTTCTACAAAATTTCTCGCAAAATAAACGCGATTCGTTGACATATTTAATACATAAGAATACGGTATGTaatgataataatgaataataatgtgAAACTTTCACCATTAATTTGACGATGTTTGTATCAATTAGTTAACGGAGGTAAAAACTGTATAATATCTTTTGTTATATATTCAATCATAGAGAAATTGTCAGGTAAcattgagaaatatttatttaaatcggAAATTATATCACTGTAAATTATATACGAGGTGACACGAAATTACCGtctttaatataaatacgaatcAGTTTGAATTAATCTatgatacaaaaagaaaatgacCCAAAGTTAATTGGGGTGATTGTCTCTATAATAACCGTATAATTTTGATTAACTTTTTCCAATATTCCTTTTCATATACGATTATCAAATACAAATTAAGCATCCAAAATGGTTGAAATTATGGTAAAAACCTTCCAGCGCAAATGCTGTCATTTGCTGTCATGTCCGATACTTTTCGAACACCCCTCGTtacaaaaatctaaatttagTTACGTTACTTCATGAAACGCACTATAAATCCAATTATCacgattttttgttaattaaattagaatttgaatttgatttcCAGGTTACGACTCAGTTTTTTTCCATCAGAACTACGTTCAAAAGACACTAAAATCGAAAGTCAAGATGGAAATGTTAATTTTGGATTGAATcatacactttttttaaaacaggTACTCGTATATCAtactaattataattattaaattgcaGACTACTTAAGgataatgttatttaaaaatgcACTGTTGTCAGCTCCTCTAGTTTCGAGGGttctcaatataaaataattgatgtgaaatagtaaataaaattaattaatacgCTTTCATCCTTTTATGTATATGTCGAAAATTACAGACTTTAGTTGCATTGGGGCCATTGCTGTTAACGATATGTTCCGGTATGACATTTGGATATTCAGCTATTCTACTACCCCAACTACAAACATTAAACAACGGCACTATATCTATTGATAAAGAAGAAGCATCATGGATTGGTAAGCGTAAAAAATTTCCTGATGAATATGCTTTACATAATCATTTAAACATGTTAACaccataaataattattaaaatagagtgctttgaataaaaaatgaatggactataattgtgttaccaacaaaatattatgaacGATATTGACAACTAACCTCCAAATCAGTTGCCTCTTCAATCAccttttaattattaattaataataattcctCAACaccataataaattattagaacagagtgttttaaataaaaaatgaaagtactATAGTTTTGTTAcccacaaaatattaaacacaatataaatcatttgaagtaaatattgaaaactgaCCTAAAAACTGCAGCTAAATGCACTTTTTTTAACTATTAGCGGACGCCTATGGCTGTTCAATAAcgttttaattgtttataattatccGCTTCGTCTAAATCGTGATCAAGTACATTAccattaataatttgttttaatgcaAGATTTGTTTTGCTTtcacatttattattaaacagtGCGAAATTTTAAACCACCGATATTACATTATGGCGACTACACTTGTCATATGTTGAGAGGAAACATTgacctttaattttttttaaattttaagtaACTCCTTATATCGATTTAAGAATTTTACGTAAGTACAAATTTAATAAAGTGAGAAAATAGTTGATGAAACGTTGTTTACCctcaacaaacaaaataatttgagtatAAACGTTTTACATAATCATTCTCTTAAACTTAGTCATTAATTTTGTATATCTATGATTTTGTTTTAACGCCATCTCTACTTTCATCTGCAAAGCTAGAAAATGGATGTTTGATTGTATTTCAGGAAACTGTAGACatatattcttcaatatttttttttcaatactattttGGTCAATACAAATAtccaaaaatcataaattcCTCCATTTGTCTCCGAAAACtgtacttaaaatttttatattctatttttttgtttcgaaacttacataaaaataacaatttggaataaaaaacaattgaatatcgTAATTAAAACAAGTTTCACGAAttatcagaaattttgaaaaaccttTGGAACATTAAATATGAAGAAAGGAAATCCTAACCTAATCCAACATAACCAactcaaaaaaagtttaatatttcGTGAAAATTGTTCAAAGTATGATTTTCAAttgcttttttttcaaaatggtcGTTTTTTCATGTactttctcaaaaaaatatattattcaaaaaaacattatattatattatattttatattataattttttgttctttattgaCTTCAGGGTTCCCAACTTCAATTTGGGGAGAAAAATTATGGAATTACATGTTTTTAGAGGTATTTGCCAAGtagagaaattaatttatatttatatattaattcttTCTTGAAATACAAATTAGAAAACTTCAGACTCTTAAGAATGTTAAAACTCTTGAAATTGGGATATTCCGTCGTAAgatttagatatttattaattttttttatttcaaatcaggcaaattaaaaattaaatagtataGGCCCTGGGGTAATTTTATCTACCGAATCTTAttcgtttttatatatatatacaccgCCTTAGTGCCATCTAGTGGGATTGCTTGTTACTAGCAGTGCAAAATTGATAATGCCATGTTGTCTAACACATACTCGTAAGAATTTGTGGTTAAAAACTGCATTTATGTTTACTACAAATACGTTGATTCTTATTAGTTATTTTCTTGTTCAATTTATACGTTTATCAGTAATCCATTCGTTAAAACACCTAAAGTTAAAGATAAAAAACttcttacaaaaatatacaatgacgTGGAAACAGGTCCGGACTAGAAAGGTGAAGAAATTCCACTGTATAGTACGGGAGAGAATCtacaagaattaaattttttattattaaaaaaaactattgataatggttatttgggaaaaaatacacttttagaatttaaaaaaataatgttggtgaatgaaattatttaggGGAAATCTCTAGTAATTGCTGGATGGGATTTTAGGGTTTTTTTATTAGCGCTTTAGGGAGATAAATTTTTGAGAGTTGGGAACACtgatatgaaaaaagttgatatgttttaatcaaataaagccttcaagaattttaatttattttatagtaataGAGAATTATTCATGAACTACATATTTTCATACTTCAGACGAAGattttgtgttaaaaaaaattgacgagtattttttaatttttttaagcgTCAATGGCGGCTCTCCCGATGGCGTTGGGCTCCGCTTTCGGCGGGTTTTTTTCAGCAAAATTAGGCAGAAAAAGGACACATACTCTAGCTTGTTTACCAACTTTCCTCAGTTGGATCCTGATTTATTTAGCGACAGATACGAAAATGATCCTTACAGGCAGGTTCATATCAGGATTCGTAACCGGAATGCTCGCATCTGTCACAGGGGTTTATATTGGAGAAACGTCTGATCCTGCCAACAGGGGGTTTTTATTAGCTGGTATATCGTTCTCCGTTTCTTTAGGTTcgtttttctatatatttatacatatataaaaatattgtttgcgaaacattttattacaataaattattaattgttcCACTTCTCGGTAGGTGACACCactaaaatatgataatatattgaatatagaaacatcaaatttatcatttacaacataaagaatatttgattaagttttttatatttatttaacttataTTTCGACgtaaatatcagtttttttgatCAGcagtaattattttatgaattgaCGCCATATTGTACTGGTAAGTGTGACGTAACACAATGGTGAACAATAATTATCGTTTTAtggaagaagaaatttattagCATTACAGTGATGCCAGCTTGAAAGTTTTTACTCTAAGTTTACAGAAAGTGTTAGTAGGAAGGGAAAACGtatttaactttaattttaaaatacattCTGGGTCTTATTATGAACTTTATTGTTTGGAAATTGGGTCCAgcctatttttatttataataaataaacaatttgatattttttttgttcattttgtgtatttttctagtgtatttgaaaaaaaaaatgagattcaagttttgaaaatcgagatttcaacacttttttggccaataaaaaatccaaaaatcataaatttccgatttgtctctaaaaactattaattcttctttaattctgatatttttttgtaaaattagatacaaaaaagaaaattttgcaaaagaaaaataataggtAATCATAATTGGaccaatttttacaaatttacaaaattttaggtAATATCAACCAAGAAAGTGGTTTCGAGCATATTTGTTAAGTGcatcaaaaaagtgaaaaaaagagtaaaaaaaggaaaaaaaagttgtaaatattaattttctatcaatttaaaaaaaaaactttttcaaaattttttataatatgtagAAATTgctcaaattattatatttactaattattttttgtaattttttgatttttgtatgtatttttttgaaataaatacattctttgaaaaaaaatttttagtagaGTTTTCTGACTGAAATTAGAGAATTTacggtttttatttttaaccaaaaaagtattaaatttttcttttttcagacATGAGACTATATATTATAATAGCTAAcatcttattattatattattttgatataaattgcaAGTCAAATTTCTCTTATTACtttcataatcattttttgaGTGGCAATAAActgtataaaattattcaaatatggCGCCTATATATTATGACGTGAACATATTACAAATCATCAAAACGGTGATAATCTATTACTAACGGTATGCTGTGATGCCAAGTTGAATTTAACAAAAGTAATTatgagaaattaatatttttaacaaaattttaaaatatattaattgacgttttcttgataaatttatcgaataaaaattatttaaacaatcgaaaaattgacattttcaacaattttttcccctttgttcattttttcgaTGACACCTAATTTAAAAAACTGAagttttaactgtttttttggttaataaagaaaaacaaaaatcataaatttcccGATCTATTTCTCAAACTGCgctaaatttgtttttctcgTAAAATATGACTTATTTTGGAAAGTACTTCAAAAACGaacaatttgcaaaaaaaaacaattgaatttcgtaatttaaagaatttttataaattattgagaattttcaaaattttttcattcatgaAGCATGAATAATTagaatcctaacctaacctaatgtacacttaacctaacttaacgtaataaatattaatttttcgatttttttattaccaaaaatagAGTGGAAttcatttctaaataataaacaaattttaattcaatttattcatgaaaataaaaaactacttcaatattttatgaCCAGGTACATGATATATTGTTAATGCCACGTTGTCAAGTTTTATTTAACAACAGATATTATaggaaataaacattttttctaaataaagatgacttaatatcgattttaattgttataaatCATACTAAatagtgttttaaaaaaatattcaattataaaactttttttttctatttttttcaatttgtaaaacttttatttcaggTTTATTTCTATCACATCTGTTAGGAACCTTCCTGTCGTGGCAAAATACGGCTCTAATATGCTCAATCCTACCATTTTTAAGCCAAATCTCGATGCTATTCACTCCAGAATCCCCGTCTTGGTTAGCcgacaaaggaaaaataaaagaagcagAACGATCGTTCTATTGGTGTCGAGGCAATACCGAAGAAGCAAAAAAAGAAATCCAAATAATGCTTCAACGTCAAAACAAACAATCCCAAGAAGAAAACGTGCAATTGGACAACTTTTTAGAACCGGAATTTTGGAAACCGTTAGGGATAATTTCTGTGTATATTGTAGCGAATCAATGGGCCGGTATTAACGCTATAACATTTTATTCGGTGAATATAATGAGGGATACTATAGGGGATGAAGTTAATGAGTATTTAGCTACTCTCATCATCGATATTATGAGGCTTTTTATGTCGTCTATAGCGTGTGTtctattaaaaacattaaaaagacGTTCCTTAGCTCTGATAAGCGGATTTGGTACCACAATTCCCTTATTTACCCTCAGTTTATACACTTATTTAGTTAAAACACACCCTGGATTATCTTCTGGATATGTACCTTTACTATGTCTTAtatgttatataatatttatatctataGGTTTTGTACCATTACCTTGGGCGATGATGGGGGAGTTGTTTCCTTTACGACATAGAAGTATCGGTAGTGGTATATCGTCTGTACTGGCTTTTTTGGCGTTTTTTAGTGTGGTTAAATGCGTACCTGATATGTTCCAAAACTACGGACCTCACGGAACTTTTTTTACCTTCGGTATTGTGGCTTTTGTAGGTACGAGttttgtgtatttatttttaccCGAAACTAAAGGTAGACCGTTGCACGAAATAGaagattcttttaaaaaataatttataagactGTTAATagctaataaaataattataataaaaatgtcttattgttttttcctgataaactaaaacatatgACAACGGCGCGATGGTTATAGAAACGAACGAGGTTACTGTTCgttatttaatctattttaacGCTCTCTCTCTCTAGTACATAAATTGTTTAATATGCTATCTCATTTGCGTCTTCCTTCGGCGGCAGCAACTACAGAACACCGAACATACCGGTAAGAAAATAACGTCGTCAGTTTTATTTTCTGAAACGCTTATCTAcctatacaattttattttttaacttagtAAACTCTTGAAAacttaatttacaaatattcaacaaaatactttttataaatgtagtaattacaaataaaagattcgaaatagtatttttcaaatttaaatttttgtttttactccTTTATTTctggtaaaataaaatatctgacaacgtAAATATGCAACCGGTTTTAAAAGTAAGCAAGTTACGTACTTCatttcttattaattaattaaaaatacaaatatcaattttgttgtatatggaaataatataaaatgtataaatttatatgatttttaataaataaatataattggtTAGATATACTACGAAAAATATCATGGTATTtatcgttaaaaaaattatatattgataaatttggcAACATTACAAGTTGATTCTAATGACATCACTATAGATATGACAaacataacatttttctttaatttcagtTAATGAGTGAAAGATTCGATTTGTTTTACAATCACAGTTGCGAATTACaagattttatatttacaagtcataattattaaaaaaattattttaaattgacacATTTTTAAATCCGGCAAcgtttactaatttttaatagGACATCAATGGAATGTCAAACCGCCATTTTGGTAACtatcaatttatcaaattttgtgaaaattaatgtTGTAgtacaagtaaaaaaaatcatttcaatcaGGAGTTGTTCTTTCATATGTAAGTATTTTTACAGGAGCCGACAATCgtttaaaaatcataataatcaattaatCTGGTACCAATGACTTCAGGTGCAATACATGGTAGTATTGTGTGTTGTCTAGCTGGTAGGTTTGAAAAATAGGGCATTGGTAactatttttgtaaattgtgAGATTTTCAAATAACTCAGGAACTATTTCGATTGAAATAATTGCTTCGAATGTcgaatgaatggactataatctATTCTGTGTTTGAATACGacatttttaagttttatttttgaactgaGTTTACGTagttaaaataacaaaattatttgcttCATTATTAAGTAAAGTcgtttaatagttttttaaatcaattatgcgttttttacaatttattcgATATCTATTTAGTAGAGACTgcctttttaataaaaaaataggtctttggtaatttttttttggtaaatttctTAATAAGTTAGGGActatttaaactgaaataattgCTTCGTATGCTGAACGTATATTCACTTTGTTTCTTTAACAATCAAGTTTTTACGATCTTTTTTGTCGTACTATGTTTTGAATACTTTGaatagtatttcaaaaaaaaattatttttttattagttatctCCAGTTAATTAATGCTAAACGTCGAGTTTTAATGTGAGTCCAAAtactaaatatgaataaaatataagcCTATGAATATTCTCTccataaaattgttataacaaTTGCTAATAATaacaaactataattatattactaaaaatatatttctaggtatttttttcacattctgGCAATACTGTATGTCAAATTATACGCCTATGAAGATCATATACAAACATTCTGCCAGCTTGTCTAAAGATTTGGGTATTATAGGACATAttggaatatttcaattaaatatcttTGTAcacattattttcaacaaacattaattatattgataaaaataaatttatttttagttttttttcacaTTCTGGCAATACTGTATGTTAAATTATACGCTTATGGCGATCATATATAAGCATTCCGTTTACTCGTTGCCAACTTGTCTAAAGATTTGGGTGTTATAGGacataatataatatttcaattaaatatctttatattattttcaattaacattaattatattactgaaaacaaatatatttctagttattttttcCACATTCTGGCAATACtgtatatcaaattatacgccTATGGCAATCATAATCACTCCTTTCAACAACGTCTTATCTCAAAAAACACGATTTTCCAGGAGAGTGAATTTAAAGTTTAAAAGTAgaataaattgaattcaaaataatgtttgagactacaattgattttttttactatacaTCACCTCTTTTCAGATAATAGCTGATAATTTTTCtgtgtttgaagaaaaattttcaagttttaaaaaGCTGCTTTTTGTTTATGACGTTATTTTCCCAACTTTCTAATGAGGTGCTTGGAATATGTCAAACTATGTCagtgaaatataaaatttgaaagttttacaTTGAAGTATCTTGAGCTAAGCCCTTCTTGCAAAGATAAATTAATTCCGAATATGCagttatttcttatattttaaataattacttttatttcatCTTCCAATGGaatgtttaaaacaaaagaatgaaTTTGGGAAAGGCAACAGAATTTCTGTTAATTAAAactcaaataaaagatatattgTTTTAGCAATTGTGAGCGATATATGAGCattctgtttataatgttgcCAATTTGTCCAAAGTTCTGAGTATTATAGGGAAATGAaagtcaattatttattatattatatttacaatattaataagaattataattatttaaaacctCGAATGCATGTAATAATCTATTACTGTTGAAAACGCCGCAAATCCCATTGCACCCACTACACCAGCTTTGACACCAGCTAcaataaattaacacaaaaaattataacattttacaaatttttgcaataattaGTGGATTTACCTCTCAAACCAATCAATCCTCCAGTTACTGCTCCTGCGTATGTGCCATTTTTCCAATCCGACTTACCTCTAGTCTAAAATTTCAAtccaaattgaaaatttcatgaatataCTTCAATAACATTATCTACTTTAAATATCAATCACTTACAGATTCTATAACACATTCAACACCAGAGAAAAGTGCCCCAATCAACGCGAAATTCTTCGCATACCCCAATGTAGTAGTTTTCATTTCCCTAAATACTTGTCTGGCAGTTTGAGGTTCCGCTGTATCTGTAACAGAAGCGGGCCCCATACTCGACGAAAACAGACCTATAGCAGCTCCTAATCCGTATCCTTGGAAGAGgagatattttgatataaaattgtaaaaaaactgttaaattaTTGTACCTACTACGCAGCTCATCATTGATTTAAACATACAGCTTTCAAAAAACGATTCTaccattttttcttcattagtCTTTATTTGAATTGGACCTACACTTTTAGGAATTATAATGTTTTGTCTATACCTGAAATTATTTCCCACGAAATATTTCGTGAGGTAATCCCATTCTTCAGCTGTAAATTGTCTTTTTTCTTGAGACTCTGACATGTTTTTAGTTCTAAGGTAACTATCACTagttaatttttaacatttagaAATATCTAAGTTACATAATATACTATAAAATCATCCAACaatttcaaaactaaattaaaaaattcaataattaaatatatcacTACAACCTTCAGAAGATAGGTTAGATT
This genomic interval from Diorhabda sublineata isolate icDioSubl1.1 chromosome 7, icDioSubl1.1, whole genome shotgun sequence contains the following:
- the LOC130447024 gene encoding facilitated trehalose transporter Tret1-like isoform X1 gives rise to the protein MKGLRLSFFPSELRSKDTKIESQDGNVNFGLNHTLFLKQTLVALGPLLLTICSGMTFGYSAILLPQLQTLNNGTISIDKEEASWIASMAALPMALGSAFGGFFSAKLGRKRTHTLACLPTFLSWILIYLATDTKMILTGRFISGFVTGMLASVTGVYIGETSDPANRGFLLAGISFSVSLGLFLSHLLGTFLSWQNTALICSILPFLSQISMLFTPESPSWLADKGKIKEAERSFYWCRGNTEEAKKEIQIMLQRQNKQSQEENVQLDNFLEPEFWKPLGIISVYIVANQWAGINAITFYSVNIMRDTIGDEVNEYLATLIIDIMRLFMSSIACVLLKTLKRRSLALISGFGTTIPLFTLSLYTYLVKTHPGLSSGYVPLLCLICYIIFISIGFVPLPWAMMGELFPLRHRSIGSGISSVLAFLAFFSVVKCVPDMFQNYGPHGTFFTFGIVAFVGTSFVYLFLPETKGRPLHEIEDSFKK
- the LOC130447024 gene encoding facilitated trehalose transporter Tret1-like isoform X2, which translates into the protein MAALPMALGSAFGGFFSAKLGRKRTHTLACLPTFLSWILIYLATDTKMILTGRFISGFVTGMLASVTGVYIGETSDPANRGFLLAGISFSVSLGLFLSHLLGTFLSWQNTALICSILPFLSQISMLFTPESPSWLADKGKIKEAERSFYWCRGNTEEAKKEIQIMLQRQNKQSQEENVQLDNFLEPEFWKPLGIISVYIVANQWAGINAITFYSVNIMRDTIGDEVNEYLATLIIDIMRLFMSSIACVLLKTLKRRSLALISGFGTTIPLFTLSLYTYLVKTHPGLSSGYVPLLCLICYIIFISIGFVPLPWAMMGELFPLRHRSIGSGISSVLAFLAFFSVVKCVPDMFQNYGPHGTFFTFGIVAFVGTSFVYLFLPETKGRPLHEIEDSFKK
- the LOC130446602 gene encoding mitochondrial import inner membrane translocase subunit Tim22 isoform X1, with amino-acid sequence MSESQEKRQFTAEEWDYLTKYFVGNNFRYRQNIIIPKSVGPIQIKTNEEKMVESFFESCMFKSMMSCVVGYGLGAAIGLFSSSMGPASVTDTAEPQTARQVFREMKTTTLGYAKNFALIGALFSGVECVIESTRGKSDWKNGTYAGAVTGGLIGLRAGVKAGVVGAMGFAAFSTVIDYYMHSRF
- the LOC130446602 gene encoding mitochondrial import inner membrane translocase subunit Tim22 isoform X2, which encodes MSESQEKRQFTAEEWDYLTKYFVGNNFRYRQNIIIPKSVGPIQIKTNEEKMVESFFESCMFKSMMSCVVDTAEPQTARQVFREMKTTTLGYAKNFALIGALFSGVECVIESTRGKSDWKNGTYAGAVTGGLIGLRAGVKAGVVGAMGFAAFSTVIDYYMHSRF